Proteins from a single region of Dysosmobacter acutus:
- a CDS encoding class I SAM-dependent rRNA methyltransferase, protein MKIERNFPSVTVSPKAENAIIGGHPWVYGEEILSHSGEAPNGALVDVLSRKGRYLGTGFLSEQSKIRVRLISRNANDTFDEAFWERRLRYAWDYRKAVMRPEDLSCCRIIFGEADTFPGLTVDRFGPLLVTQVLSLGMELRKDLIFRLLVKLLREDGEQIDGLFERNDVPIRELEGLKQGKGWYLPAGETPPASPVVEIVENGIRYAVDVENGQKTGFFLDQKDNRAAVSRLAKGRTVLDCFTHTGSFALNAARGGAAHVTAVDVSDSAIAMARENARRNSLEERMDFQTADVFDLLPELESKPRLYDFIILDPPAFTKSRKTLRNAMAGYKEINYRAMRLLPRGGYLATCSCSHFATEELFCRMLRQAAHDAGVQLRQIEARQQCRDHPILWGVEETSYLKFYLFQVV, encoded by the coding sequence TTGAAAATAGAACGAAACTTTCCAAGCGTCACGGTGAGCCCCAAGGCGGAAAACGCCATTATCGGAGGGCACCCCTGGGTCTATGGCGAGGAGATTCTCTCCCACAGCGGCGAGGCGCCAAACGGCGCTCTGGTGGACGTGCTCAGCCGGAAGGGCCGGTATCTGGGCACCGGTTTTTTGTCGGAGCAGTCCAAAATCCGGGTGCGGCTCATCTCCCGCAACGCCAACGATACGTTTGACGAAGCGTTCTGGGAGCGGCGGCTGCGCTATGCTTGGGACTACCGCAAGGCGGTGATGCGGCCGGAGGACCTCTCCTGCTGCCGCATCATTTTCGGAGAGGCGGACACCTTCCCGGGGCTGACGGTGGACCGCTTTGGTCCCCTCCTGGTGACGCAGGTGCTGTCGCTGGGGATGGAGCTGCGCAAGGACCTGATCTTCCGTCTGCTGGTCAAGCTCCTGCGGGAGGACGGAGAACAGATCGACGGGCTTTTTGAGCGCAACGACGTTCCCATTCGGGAGCTTGAGGGACTGAAGCAGGGCAAGGGCTGGTACCTCCCGGCAGGTGAAACGCCTCCCGCGTCGCCGGTGGTGGAGATCGTGGAAAATGGCATCCGCTACGCCGTGGACGTGGAAAACGGACAGAAGACCGGCTTTTTCCTGGATCAGAAGGACAACCGGGCGGCGGTAAGCCGGCTGGCCAAAGGCCGCACGGTGCTGGACTGCTTCACCCACACCGGCTCCTTTGCCCTCAACGCCGCCAGGGGCGGCGCGGCCCACGTCACCGCCGTGGATGTGTCTGATAGCGCCATTGCCATGGCCCGGGAGAATGCCCGGCGCAACAGCCTGGAGGAGCGGATGGATTTTCAGACAGCCGATGTTTTTGACCTCCTCCCTGAACTGGAGTCCAAACCCCGCCTCTATGACTTTATCATTCTGGATCCGCCGGCCTTCACCAAAAGCCGCAAAACCCTCCGCAACGCCATGGCCGGTTATAAGGAGATCAACTACCGGGCCATGCGGCTGCTGCCCCGGGGCGGATATCTGGCCACCTGCTCCTGCTCCCACTTTGCAACCGAGGAGCTCTTTTGCCGGATGCTGCGCCAGGCGGCCCACGACGCCGGTGTGCAGCTGCGCCAGATCGAGGCGCGCCAGCAGTGCCGCGACCACCCCATCCTCTGGGGCGTGGAGGAAACCAGCTACCTCAAGTTCTATCTCTTTCAGGTGGTGTAG
- a CDS encoding TRAP transporter permease, with protein MSIFKKKEDTRPAAEQDRPLSPEEELRAEDAAAAEAQAVLEKFDRESNVRIWEGVPRSIVRYLMVAFAVYSVLINLVFNWETRIERASFVGGLVFLIFLIFPATKKGKKKPNHIPWYDLLLGVVGGGTYFYFVFNCQAIIKQGIKLESYQVILGAIGVLITLEACRRATGIPIVVVASCFIIYAMTQKSLALNVYNLFYTTEGVIGTPIRACSTFIVLFVIFGAFLEKTGISNFFIQLANSIAGGSSGGPAKVAVISSALCGMVSGSSVGNTVTTGAVTIPLMKSNGYKGEFAGAVEAAASTGGQIMPPIMGAAAFLMVEYANVAYGSIAVRAILPAALYFAGIFITVHLEAKKLGLKGLPRDQLPQFGRLIVAQGYLLLPLLLLVYLIITRTMAMAAVLATVLAIVVSMFRKETRLNLSRFLDALENGAKSTLTVGIACAVAGIIACVITTTGIGTKLITLIVNASGGYLIVALLLTMVTCIILGMGVPTTANYVIMATTCAPILIKMGVPTLAAHMFVFYFGIVADITPPVALAAYAGSAIAKSKPMKTALNASKLAIAAFIVPYVFALNPAMLFIETHWYEVVLIILTSLLGIFGVALGTEGFIYKKVPWLLRIVAIVGGLTLLYPGIVTDVVGLVLVGGIILYQRMSAKREGQLAR; from the coding sequence TTGTCAATTTTTAAGAAGAAAGAAGATACCCGGCCGGCCGCCGAACAGGATAGACCGCTGAGTCCCGAAGAGGAACTCCGGGCGGAAGATGCGGCAGCGGCGGAGGCCCAGGCGGTTCTGGAAAAGTTTGACCGTGAATCCAACGTCCGAATCTGGGAGGGCGTGCCCCGAAGCATTGTGCGCTATCTGATGGTGGCCTTTGCGGTGTACAGCGTCCTGATCAACCTGGTGTTCAACTGGGAGACCCGCATTGAACGCGCCTCCTTTGTGGGAGGGCTGGTCTTCCTGATCTTCCTGATCTTCCCGGCAACGAAAAAGGGCAAGAAAAAACCGAACCACATCCCCTGGTACGACCTCCTGTTAGGCGTTGTAGGCGGTGGGACCTATTTCTACTTCGTCTTCAACTGCCAGGCCATTATCAAGCAGGGCATCAAGCTGGAGAGCTATCAGGTGATCCTGGGCGCCATCGGCGTGCTCATCACGCTGGAGGCCTGCCGCCGAGCCACAGGCATCCCGATTGTGGTCGTGGCCAGCTGCTTCATCATCTATGCGATGACTCAAAAATCACTGGCGCTGAATGTTTACAATCTGTTCTATACGACGGAGGGCGTCATCGGAACGCCAATCCGGGCCTGCTCCACGTTCATAGTCCTCTTCGTGATCTTCGGCGCATTTTTGGAAAAGACAGGGATTTCCAATTTCTTCATCCAGTTGGCAAACTCCATCGCCGGCGGCTCCTCCGGCGGCCCGGCCAAGGTGGCGGTCATCTCCAGCGCCCTGTGCGGCATGGTGTCCGGTTCCTCCGTGGGCAACACCGTGACCACCGGCGCCGTGACCATCCCCCTGATGAAGAGCAACGGCTATAAGGGCGAATTTGCGGGAGCGGTGGAAGCGGCCGCCTCCACCGGCGGGCAGATTATGCCGCCCATCATGGGCGCCGCCGCCTTTTTGATGGTGGAGTACGCCAATGTGGCTTACGGTTCCATTGCGGTCCGGGCCATTTTGCCCGCGGCGCTGTACTTTGCCGGCATCTTTATCACCGTGCATCTTGAGGCTAAGAAGCTGGGTCTGAAGGGACTGCCCCGGGACCAGCTGCCTCAGTTCGGCAGGCTGATTGTAGCCCAGGGCTACCTGCTGCTTCCTCTTTTGCTGCTGGTGTATCTGATCATCACCCGCACCATGGCCATGGCGGCCGTTCTTGCAACGGTTCTTGCCATTGTTGTCAGCATGTTCCGCAAGGAGACCCGGCTGAACCTGAGCCGTTTCCTGGACGCGCTGGAAAACGGCGCCAAGAGCACCCTGACTGTGGGCATTGCCTGCGCGGTGGCCGGTATCATCGCCTGCGTCATCACCACCACCGGCATCGGCACCAAGCTCATCACCCTGATCGTCAATGCCTCCGGCGGGTATCTGATTGTGGCGCTGCTGCTGACCATGGTGACCTGCATCATCCTGGGCATGGGCGTTCCCACCACCGCGAACTATGTCATCATGGCCACCACCTGCGCGCCTATCCTGATCAAAATGGGCGTCCCCACCCTGGCTGCCCACATGTTCGTATTCTATTTCGGCATCGTGGCGGATATCACGCCTCCCGTGGCGCTGGCAGCCTATGCCGGATCGGCCATTGCAAAGTCCAAGCCCATGAAGACGGCGCTGAATGCCTCCAAGCTGGCCATCGCCGCGTTCATTGTCCCCTATGTCTTTGCGCTCAATCCGGCCATGCTGTTCATTGAAACCCATTGGTATGAGGTGGTGCTGATCATCCTGACCTCGCTTCTTGGTATCTTCGGCGTGGCGCTGGGCACGGAGGGATTCATCTATAAAAAAGTGCCCTGGCTGCTTCGGATTGTGGCCATCGTGGGCGGTCTGACGCTTCTGTATCCCGGAATCGTCACCGACGTCGTCGGCCTGGTGTTGGTGGGCGGCATCATTCTCTATCAGCGCATGAGCGCAAAAAGAGAGGGCCAGCTGGCCAGGTAG
- a CDS encoding DUF1850 domain-containing protein, which yields MSRTQSLQKLFAAAALLVAAAAMLLLFGSPGYHLVLQNSRTGQIYEEYPIREGGRFSVEFVHSVNKSPVRDIYEVRDKTDLYVVETDYFAFGAGVQTELNPGETLSYGEDGSMQVKNINIRIEPLTYMVGTVSDHILRIGEREVSLRTLCGRNSSVTFAVQWRPF from the coding sequence GTGAGCCGAACGCAGTCACTTCAGAAACTGTTTGCAGCCGCGGCGCTTTTAGTCGCCGCGGCTGCAATGCTCCTCCTGTTCGGAAGCCCGGGGTACCACCTGGTTCTCCAAAATTCCAGGACAGGGCAGATTTATGAGGAATATCCCATACGGGAGGGGGGCCGCTTCAGCGTGGAGTTTGTCCACTCTGTGAACAAGTCCCCGGTGCGGGATATCTACGAGGTGCGGGACAAAACCGACCTCTATGTGGTGGAGACAGATTATTTCGCCTTTGGCGCCGGCGTACAGACGGAGCTCAATCCCGGCGAGACGCTGAGCTACGGCGAGGACGGCTCCATGCAGGTAAAAAACATCAATATCAGGATAGAACCGCTGACGTATATGGTGGGAACCGTGTCCGACCATATCCTGCGGATTGGAGAGAGGGAAGTCAGCCTGCGGACATTGTGCGGGCGCAACAGCAGCGTGACCTTTGCGGTACAATGGCGTCCTTTCTAA
- a CDS encoding TAXI family TRAP transporter solute-binding subunit: protein MKKFLSLILALVMVASLLAGCGNSGGGGGGAASGSGSASGSGASSGGASGTPTSLSMATGGTSGTYYGFSGVLAQVLNEKLGSVLDIAVVSTGASKANIQLVDAGENQLAIVQNDVMYYAYTGTDMFDGEDACTSFSAVASCYPEEVQVIANSSITSIDQLKGKKVSVGDAGSGVEFNARQILAAYGLSFDDITVNNQSFADSADSLKNGTIDAAFVTAGAPTTAVTELSSTYTFNVLPIDDEHLAALQKDYGFYTAVTIPGGTYSCVADDVQTVAVMATIVARNDVSEDVIYEFTKGMFEYQSDIAAGHSKGELLNTETGVSGISIPFHAGAEKYYKEVGAM, encoded by the coding sequence ATGAAAAAGTTTTTGTCTCTGATTCTGGCGCTGGTCATGGTCGCCTCTTTGCTGGCCGGCTGCGGTAACTCCGGCGGTGGCGGAGGAGGGGCTGCTTCCGGTTCCGGTTCCGCCTCCGGCAGCGGCGCATCCTCCGGCGGAGCGTCCGGCACCCCCACCTCGCTGTCCATGGCCACCGGCGGCACCTCCGGTACATACTACGGATTCTCCGGCGTTCTGGCCCAGGTGCTCAATGAGAAGTTAGGCAGCGTGCTGGATATCGCCGTGGTCTCCACTGGTGCCTCCAAGGCCAACATCCAGCTGGTGGATGCCGGCGAGAACCAGTTGGCCATTGTACAGAACGACGTGATGTACTACGCCTACACCGGAACCGACATGTTTGACGGGGAAGACGCCTGCACCTCCTTCTCCGCCGTGGCATCCTGCTATCCTGAAGAGGTTCAGGTGATCGCCAACTCCTCCATCACCTCCATCGACCAGCTCAAGGGCAAGAAGGTCTCCGTGGGCGACGCGGGTTCCGGCGTGGAGTTCAACGCCCGCCAGATTCTGGCCGCCTATGGCCTGAGCTTTGACGACATCACCGTCAACAACCAGTCCTTCGCCGACAGCGCCGACTCTCTGAAAAACGGCACCATCGACGCGGCCTTTGTCACCGCCGGCGCGCCGACCACCGCTGTGACCGAGCTCTCTTCCACCTACACCTTCAATGTGCTGCCCATCGACGACGAGCACCTGGCGGCCCTGCAGAAGGACTATGGCTTCTACACCGCGGTCACCATTCCCGGCGGCACCTACTCCTGCGTGGCGGATGACGTGCAGACTGTGGCCGTCATGGCGACCATCGTTGCAAGGAACGACGTGTCCGAGGATGTGATCTATGAGTTCACCAAGGGTATGTTTGAGTACCAGAGCGACATCGCCGCGGGCCATTCCAAGGGCGAGCTGCTCAATACCGAGACCGGCGTCTCCGGCATTTCCATCCCCTTCCACGCCGGTGCTGAGAAGTACTACAAGGAAGTTGGCGCAATGTAA